One genomic region from Reichenbachiella ulvae encodes:
- a CDS encoding PAS domain-containing sensor histidine kinase has translation MRIARDGEVLEFHFHENGDPALIALDFGEKKLSEHFFLEEMMEAVEVCLETGESQSAYFTLTHLGSRKHYEVLIEQHDEDEVLAIVKEITKKKQRENELIEYYDLLQNIYEGTATTTGTDYLDQLTHQLSKALKADYTAICLIDTRKDLLETVSINFAGSKVDNVVWDLEDSPFEQVLEHSYLEIKQGFKNKFPEFELNKGHIFNGFIGVPLYYNHMFGEPIGFMFALYEQALVLGKHNEKILQIFSARAAAELERVEGQKKLEYSENRFKALYNNTPAFFSSTNKVGVVIEVGDYFLEKTGYIRREVIGRKAIEFLTPQSQKVGLKILPKFIKRGYCKDVALEFVKKNGQIMEMMMSATTIRDDRGRFVKNIMNLNDVTHLRRVERELRKSEERVIHAANRYQSLFDNSPVGIIIHTDGIIKHVNAETIRLARGNSIYDFIGKKALSFVHPESKAVAQERIDKIYQTKSPHRNEQKFLCVDGSVIEVEAMGTLIDYEGKPSVQIAFYDISDRKNAERRILERDKELERLNESLARQNNQLEEFAHIASHNLRAPITNMLSLIKIREVDPSLATQEFVWDNLGKTVRNLDETIIELNDVVKTSWELDKQRKELHFQEVLERILNNIVDQIAKANAEFVIDFTLSAIFYPKIYLESILQNLVTNAIKYRDPKRNAVIKINTWEKNGRGYLSIEDNGLGIDLDMHGSKLFGLRRTFHANSDARGVGLFITKAQIESLGGGIKVESQVGKGTKFIIDFGTLS, from the coding sequence CTATGAAGTTCTCATAGAGCAGCATGATGAAGATGAGGTCCTGGCCATTGTCAAGGAGATCACAAAAAAGAAGCAAAGAGAAAATGAACTCATAGAGTATTATGACCTGCTTCAGAATATCTATGAAGGCACAGCCACTACTACTGGTACGGATTATCTCGACCAGCTTACTCATCAGCTATCTAAGGCATTAAAAGCTGACTATACGGCTATCTGCCTAATTGATACCAGAAAGGACCTGCTTGAAACCGTATCCATCAATTTTGCTGGCAGCAAGGTTGATAATGTGGTTTGGGATTTGGAAGATTCTCCCTTCGAGCAGGTTTTGGAACATTCTTATTTGGAGATCAAGCAAGGATTCAAAAATAAATTCCCAGAGTTCGAATTGAACAAGGGACATATTTTTAACGGCTTCATCGGTGTACCGCTTTATTACAATCATATGTTTGGTGAGCCGATTGGATTTATGTTCGCCCTGTATGAGCAAGCTCTGGTACTTGGTAAACACAATGAAAAGATTCTTCAGATTTTCTCAGCACGAGCTGCTGCAGAGCTCGAAAGAGTAGAAGGCCAGAAGAAATTAGAGTATAGTGAAAATAGATTCAAGGCACTCTATAACAATACGCCGGCATTTTTCAGTTCTACTAACAAAGTAGGAGTTGTGATTGAAGTAGGAGACTATTTTCTGGAGAAAACCGGATATATCCGGCGCGAAGTGATTGGCAGAAAGGCCATTGAGTTTTTGACTCCACAGTCTCAAAAGGTTGGTCTCAAGATACTTCCAAAGTTTATAAAGAGGGGATATTGCAAAGATGTCGCCTTGGAGTTTGTGAAGAAGAATGGACAGATCATGGAGATGATGATGTCTGCCACTACTATTCGTGACGATCGAGGAAGGTTTGTCAAAAACATCATGAATCTCAACGATGTGACTCATCTGCGAAGGGTGGAAAGAGAACTTCGGAAAAGTGAGGAGCGAGTCATTCATGCTGCCAACCGATACCAGTCCTTATTTGATAACTCACCAGTTGGGATCATCATACATACAGACGGCATCATCAAACATGTCAATGCGGAAACCATTCGCCTGGCCAGAGGTAATAGCATTTATGATTTCATTGGCAAAAAAGCTTTAAGTTTTGTACATCCAGAGTCCAAAGCTGTGGCTCAAGAACGGATTGACAAGATCTACCAAACCAAAAGCCCACATCGTAACGAGCAAAAGTTTTTGTGTGTGGACGGTTCTGTAATCGAGGTGGAGGCCATGGGTACTCTGATTGATTATGAGGGGAAACCGTCTGTGCAAATTGCCTTTTATGATATTTCGGATAGGAAGAATGCTGAAAGGAGGATTCTCGAAAGGGATAAAGAGTTAGAAAGGCTGAATGAAAGTTTGGCACGGCAGAACAATCAATTGGAAGAATTTGCACATATCGCCTCTCACAATCTGCGAGCTCCAATTACCAATATGCTTTCCCTGATCAAAATCAGGGAGGTAGACCCAAGTCTAGCGACTCAGGAATTTGTGTGGGACAATCTGGGTAAAACCGTGAGAAATCTGGATGAAACGATCATAGAATTAAACGATGTAGTCAAGACTTCCTGGGAACTGGATAAACAGAGGAAAGAATTGCATTTTCAAGAGGTTCTTGAGCGAATTCTTAATAATATTGTCGACCAAATCGCAAAGGCCAATGCGGAGTTTGTAATTGACTTTACTTTGTCTGCGATCTTTTACCCAAAGATATATCTGGAGAGTATTCTGCAGAATTTGGTGACCAATGCCATCAAGTATCGTGATCCAAAAAGAAATGCTGTGATTAAGATAAACACTTGGGAAAAGAATGGACGAGGTTATCTTTCAATCGAGGATAATGGGCTTGGGATTGATTTGGATATGCATGGTTCTAAACTATTTGGGTTGAGAAGGACATTTCATGCTAATTCTGATGCGAGGGGTGTTGGATTGTTTATTACTAAAGCTCAAATCGAATCCTTGGGAGGTGGTATTAAAGTGGAAAGTCAAGTAGGGAAGGGGACTAAGTTTATTATTGATTTTGGGACATTAAGTTGA
- a CDS encoding nucleoid-associated protein, with translation MVISSEVQLSQLVIHKIADEGLITSTGSIDSLDDDLNQLLVKYFFKSFKEEERYQFLTEKEEEENEVYRLVGEIFDNPERLYDHSIRLASFLSAQSQHQNIKEGDFLVCHFEDCVIDDEVTDVIGMFKVENKETYIKIMGQGNDFNIISDEGISINKLDKGVLIFNTEKESGYRVLMVDITNKKSSAQYWQNDFLGLEKIRDEYFHTQNLINNIQEFAQEAFEPQEKPDKLSFVNESIDYLKENNFFNQQDFEEKVLQSPELIDRFENFQERKVEENPDMDADQFDISKPAIKNTKRFIRSVIKLDKNFHVYVHGNREKIIKGFDPEKKLNYYTLYFHEES, from the coding sequence ATGGTCATTTCTTCTGAAGTACAACTCAGCCAACTGGTCATTCACAAAATTGCCGATGAAGGTTTAATTACATCTACAGGGAGCATAGACTCCCTAGATGATGATTTGAATCAACTATTAGTAAAATATTTCTTCAAATCGTTCAAAGAAGAGGAGCGCTATCAATTCCTAACTGAAAAAGAGGAAGAAGAGAATGAAGTATATCGATTAGTCGGGGAGATTTTCGACAATCCAGAAAGACTCTATGACCATTCTATCAGGCTGGCATCTTTTCTATCTGCACAATCACAGCATCAAAACATCAAAGAGGGTGACTTTTTGGTTTGTCACTTTGAGGATTGTGTAATTGATGATGAAGTGACTGATGTCATCGGCATGTTCAAGGTTGAAAATAAAGAGACCTATATCAAAATCATGGGCCAGGGCAATGATTTCAACATTATTTCGGATGAAGGAATCAGCATCAACAAACTGGACAAAGGAGTATTGATTTTTAATACCGAAAAGGAAAGCGGCTATAGAGTGCTAATGGTTGACATCACCAACAAAAAGAGCAGTGCCCAATATTGGCAAAACGACTTCTTGGGGCTTGAGAAAATCAGAGACGAATACTTTCACACTCAAAACCTAATCAACAACATCCAGGAATTTGCGCAAGAGGCTTTTGAACCTCAGGAAAAGCCAGATAAGCTATCCTTTGTAAATGAATCTATCGACTACCTAAAGGAAAACAACTTCTTCAATCAACAGGATTTTGAGGAAAAAGTGCTCCAAAGCCCCGAGCTAATCGATCGTTTTGAGAATTTTCAGGAAAGAAAAGTAGAAGAAAATCCAGACATGGATGCTGATCAATTCGACATCTCCAAGCCTGCCATCAAAAACACAAAAAGATTCATTCGCTCAGTCATCAAGCTTGACAAGAATTTTCACGTTTATGTACATGGCAATCGTGAAAAGATCATCAAAGGCTTTGATCCTGAAAAGAAGCTAAACTATTACACCCTGTACTTTCACGAAGAGAGTTAA
- a CDS encoding response regulator, translated as MGKLKKVAVIDDDQVFQLIIKKQIEMNNFECEILSFFNGQEAFDFFQQNVGNEEALPELVMLDVNMPVKNGWDFLQDYQTLPSEMRSKIKLYMVTSSVIQSDIDKANDNENIISFVSKPITNEKLAEIFV; from the coding sequence ATGGGTAAATTAAAGAAGGTAGCAGTAATAGATGATGATCAGGTATTTCAATTGATTATCAAGAAGCAGATCGAAATGAACAATTTCGAGTGTGAGATTCTTAGCTTTTTCAATGGTCAGGAGGCTTTTGATTTTTTTCAACAGAATGTTGGGAATGAAGAAGCACTGCCAGAGTTAGTGATGTTGGATGTGAATATGCCCGTGAAGAACGGATGGGATTTCTTGCAGGATTATCAAACCCTGCCTTCAGAAATGCGATCTAAAATCAAGCTTTACATGGTTACTTCCTCAGTAATCCAGTCTGATATTGATAAGGCAAACGACAATGAAAATATTATTTCTTTTGTCAGTAAGCCTATCACTAATGAGAAGTTAGCAGAGATATTTGTTTAA